From Thalassococcus sp. S3, one genomic window encodes:
- a CDS encoding 3-hydroxyacyl-CoA dehydrogenase — MQLAQTCAVITGGASGLGEATARHFAAKGATVTLLDRDAARGESVAEELGGVFVETDVTDEASVQSAIDMSMDKMGKITAAVNCAGIAYAIKTVGRDGPHPLDAFQRTIDVNLVGSFNVARLASVAMAQNDPEPDGARGVIINTASIAAFDGQKGQSAYSASKGGVVGMTLPMARDLASSGIRVMTIAPGIFRTPMLAGLSEDVQAQLAADVPCPARLGDPSEYGALAGFIVEAGYLNGEVIRIDGALRMR; from the coding sequence ATGCAACTCGCGCAGACATGTGCGGTCATCACAGGCGGTGCATCCGGACTGGGTGAGGCCACGGCCCGCCATTTCGCCGCTAAAGGCGCCACGGTCACGCTGCTTGATCGGGATGCCGCGCGTGGGGAAAGTGTCGCCGAGGAGCTGGGCGGCGTCTTTGTGGAAACCGATGTGACAGACGAGGCATCTGTTCAAAGCGCCATCGACATGTCGATGGACAAAATGGGCAAGATTACCGCCGCCGTGAATTGCGCGGGCATTGCCTATGCGATCAAGACGGTGGGGCGGGACGGCCCGCATCCGCTTGATGCGTTTCAACGCACCATCGACGTGAACCTGGTCGGCAGCTTCAACGTCGCGCGCCTTGCATCCGTCGCGATGGCGCAGAACGATCCCGAACCCGACGGCGCGCGCGGCGTCATCATCAACACAGCGTCCATTGCCGCGTTCGACGGGCAGAAGGGGCAAAGCGCCTATTCCGCCTCCAAGGGTGGCGTTGTGGGGATGACCCTGCCGATGGCCCGCGATCTGGCGTCCTCCGGCATCCGGGTGATGACAATCGCGCCTGGCATCTTCCGCACGCCGATGCTGGCCGGTCTCAGCGAGGATGTTCAAGCCCAGCTTGCCGCCGACGTGCCCTGCCCGGCCCGTCTTGGCGATCCGTCGGAATATGGTGCGCTGGCGGGATTCATTGTCGAAGCCGGCTATCTCAACGGCGAGGTCATCCGCATCGACGGCGCGCTGAGGATGCGCTGA
- a CDS encoding Lin0512 family protein — protein sequence MHRVLTEFGMGTSLRRQDYTEAALRAVKDALWHNSINMAELFGFPKEAMIITVEIGVQQPDAVDIDALKAVFPYGQPEVQVVKGGLDVPRPEGNGKPTVIANAALSVSFDMERAA from the coding sequence ATGCATCGCGTTTTGACGGAGTTTGGCATGGGCACGTCGCTGCGTCGGCAGGATTACACCGAAGCGGCCCTGCGCGCGGTCAAGGACGCGTTGTGGCACAACTCCATCAACATGGCCGAGCTTTTCGGGTTTCCCAAGGAGGCGATGATCATCACCGTCGAGATCGGAGTGCAGCAACCCGATGCGGTCGACATCGACGCGCTGAAGGCGGTGTTTCCCTATGGACAACCGGAGGTGCAGGTCGTCAAGGGCGGGCTTGATGTTCCCAGACCGGAAGGCAACGGGAAGCCAACGGTGATCGCGAATGCCGCCCTGTCCGTTTCATTCGACATGGAGCGTGCGGCATGA
- a CDS encoding Lin0512 family protein: MSDQRVIIEMGMGNDQYGQDYIKAAARAIEDAIRHSALPLFQSIDLSTDEMRVQVTIGVQDPDAVDVAALAEKLPRGHATVRAVEGGLNVTNPETGGTIVIATAAVEAFLPAQSRWRLRT, translated from the coding sequence ATGAGCGATCAGCGCGTTATCATAGAAATGGGGATGGGCAATGATCAGTACGGTCAGGACTATATCAAGGCCGCCGCCCGCGCGATCGAGGATGCGATCCGGCATTCCGCGTTGCCCCTGTTCCAGTCGATTGACCTTTCCACCGACGAGATGAGGGTGCAGGTGACAATCGGGGTGCAGGACCCGGATGCCGTGGATGTCGCGGCGCTGGCCGAAAAACTCCCTCGGGGTCATGCAACGGTGCGAGCGGTGGAGGGCGGCCTGAACGTCACGAACCCTGAAACAGGCGGCACGATTGTCATTGCCACAGCAGCGGTCGAAGCGTTTCTGCCCGCTCAATCGAGATGGCGGCTTCGCACATAG
- the tyrS gene encoding tyrosine--tRNA ligase, which produces MTYHPKSDFIAVMMERGFLADCTDYQGLDDALTSGVVPGYIGFDATAQSLHVGSLIQIMTLRWLQKTGHKPITLMGGGTTKVGDPSFRADERPLLTPDAIDANIAGIQQVFARYIQYGDGATDALMLNNAEWLDDLNYLDFLRDIGRHFSVNRMLSFESVKSRLDREQSLSFLEFNYMILQAYDFLELNRRYGCLVQFGGSDQWGNIVNGIDLTRRVLDHEIYGLTTPLLTTSDGKKMGKSADGAVWLNADMRSPYEFWQFWRNTTDADVGRFLKLYTELPVAECDRLDALAGSEINEAKMILANEVTTLCHGPDAAAAAAATAREVFEKGGIGDDLPTLTLAASEVAEGISVVQLIVKSGLAKSGKEAKRLISENGARLDDAPLTDAGLMIDAAALSQPIKLSAGKKRHALVKLAS; this is translated from the coding sequence ATGACCTACCACCCGAAATCGGATTTCATCGCAGTCATGATGGAACGCGGCTTTTTGGCCGATTGCACCGATTATCAGGGGCTGGACGATGCGCTGACGTCCGGCGTGGTGCCGGGCTATATCGGCTTTGACGCCACCGCGCAGTCTTTGCATGTGGGCTCTCTGATCCAGATCATGACCCTTCGTTGGCTGCAAAAGACAGGCCACAAGCCGATCACACTGATGGGTGGCGGCACGACCAAGGTGGGCGATCCGTCCTTCCGCGCCGATGAGCGCCCCCTGCTCACGCCGGATGCGATCGACGCCAATATTGCCGGGATCCAGCAGGTCTTTGCCAGGTACATCCAGTACGGAGACGGCGCGACAGACGCATTGATGCTGAACAACGCCGAATGGCTGGACGACCTGAACTACCTCGACTTTCTGCGCGATATCGGGCGGCATTTCTCGGTCAACCGGATGCTCAGCTTTGAAAGCGTCAAATCCCGCCTGGACCGCGAACAAAGCCTCAGCTTCCTTGAATTCAACTACATGATCCTTCAGGCCTACGACTTTCTGGAGCTGAACCGCAGATATGGCTGCCTGGTTCAGTTCGGCGGGTCGGATCAGTGGGGTAACATCGTAAACGGCATCGACCTGACGCGGCGGGTCCTGGATCACGAGATCTATGGCCTCACGACCCCCCTGCTGACGACCTCGGACGGTAAAAAGATGGGCAAGAGCGCGGATGGCGCGGTGTGGCTGAACGCCGACATGCGATCCCCCTACGAGTTTTGGCAGTTCTGGCGCAACACAACCGATGCCGATGTCGGCCGCTTCCTGAAGCTCTATACCGAGCTTCCCGTTGCGGAATGTGACCGTCTGGACGCCTTGGCCGGTTCCGAAATCAACGAGGCCAAGATGATCCTCGCCAACGAGGTGACCACCCTCTGCCATGGGCCAGACGCGGCGGCAGCGGCGGCCGCGACGGCGCGCGAAGTGTTTGAAAAAGGCGGGATCGGGGACGACCTTCCGACGCTCACCTTGGCGGCATCGGAGGTTGCAGAGGGCATTTCCGTCGTTCAGCTCATCGTGAAGTCCGGCCTGGCCAAGTCCGGCAAAGAGGCAAAGCGCCTTATCTCGGAAAATGGCGCTCGTCTGGACGATGCACCGTTGACCGATGCGGGGCTGATGATCGATGCGGCGGCCTTGTCACAACCGATCAAACTCAGCGCCGGGAAAAAGCGGCACGCCTTGGTCAAGCTGGCGTCCTGA
- a CDS encoding anhydro-N-acetylmuramic acid kinase has product MNKANGAVMRALGAMSGTSLDGVDAAVIDTDGTHIFGFGPTGYRAYSEAEREILRAALGHWSGPEVEAAAEVVDRAHRDLLSTFDADIVGFHGQTLAHAPRLQGTLQVGDGAALAEALGRPVVWDFRSDDVKLGGEGAPLAPFFHFACARWIGADRPLAFLNLGGVANLTYVDPRIETAERPGALLAFDTGPANAPVNDLVQARRGLSFDKDGRIAREGRVEDGALELFLAEAYFTRMPPKSLDRNDFADMVTLVRELEDADAAATLTAMCAAGVAQGMEHCPEPPERVLVTGGGRHNPVLMEMLSVALDCAVEPVEVAGLDGDMLEAQAFAYLAVRVLKGMPTSCPSTTGVRASVGGGVISRPSG; this is encoded by the coding sequence ATGAACAAGGCCAACGGGGCAGTCATGCGCGCCTTGGGCGCGATGAGCGGGACATCTCTGGACGGGGTCGATGCCGCCGTGATTGACACGGACGGCACGCATATTTTCGGCTTCGGTCCGACCGGATACCGGGCCTATTCAGAAGCCGAGAGAGAGATCCTCAGGGCGGCGCTTGGCCATTGGTCGGGCCCGGAGGTGGAGGCCGCGGCGGAGGTGGTGGACCGCGCGCATCGGGATCTTTTGTCGACTTTCGACGCGGATATCGTGGGATTTCACGGTCAGACCCTCGCCCATGCGCCCCGGCTTCAGGGCACATTGCAGGTCGGGGACGGCGCGGCATTGGCAGAGGCGTTGGGGCGGCCTGTCGTCTGGGACTTCCGATCGGACGATGTGAAACTGGGCGGAGAGGGGGCGCCGCTGGCCCCGTTCTTTCATTTTGCCTGCGCCCGGTGGATCGGCGCCGATCGTCCGCTGGCCTTTCTGAACCTGGGCGGTGTGGCCAATCTGACATATGTCGATCCCCGCATTGAAACAGCCGAGAGGCCCGGCGCATTGCTGGCGTTCGACACCGGCCCCGCAAATGCCCCGGTAAACGATCTGGTGCAGGCGCGGCGGGGCCTGTCCTTTGACAAGGATGGCAGGATCGCACGCGAAGGCCGGGTGGAAGACGGCGCGCTTGAGCTCTTCCTGGCGGAGGCCTACTTCACCAGGATGCCGCCCAAGTCGCTGGACCGGAACGATTTTGCGGACATGGTCACGCTTGTTAGGGAGTTGGAGGATGCCGACGCTGCAGCCACGCTGACAGCGATGTGCGCGGCGGGTGTGGCGCAAGGCATGGAGCATTGCCCAGAGCCACCAGAGCGGGTTCTTGTCACCGGCGGGGGACGCCATAACCCGGTTCTGATGGAAATGTTAAGCGTCGCGCTCGATTGCGCGGTCGAACCTGTCGAGGTGGCCGGCCTTGACGGGGATATGCTTGAGGCGCAGGCCTTTGCCTATCTCGCCGTCCGGGTTTTGAAAGGGATGCCGACCTCATGCCCTTCGACGACCGGGGTCCGCGCATCTGTCGGTGGTGGGGTCATCAGTCGCCCGAGCGGATAG
- a CDS encoding fatty acid desaturase, producing the protein MDHRAALAAIPPDRKSILHARSDIRGLVHLAGHLGAIALTGTAIATGIPGWPLLLVPHGVLLVFLFTLTHECTHKTPFRTGWLNEGIGHLTGTLIFLPFTWFRYFHLAHHKYTNDPLRDPELTGGERPETWPALLLYLSGWDYWRGAAATFWTMAFGTISAPYLPQRKHSAMRRDARWMLAAYLLAALSLPITPILFWLWLLPLLIGQPVLRIYLLAEHGRCPPVANMLENSRTTFTNRIVRTLAWNMPYHAEHHAAPNVPFHRLPDLHADLAPHLKSTAPGYAAFARDYAGRMSAADN; encoded by the coding sequence ATGGACCACCGCGCCGCCCTTGCTGCAATTCCACCGGACCGCAAATCCATATTGCACGCACGCTCCGATATTCGGGGCCTCGTTCACCTCGCGGGTCATCTCGGTGCAATCGCCCTGACGGGCACCGCGATCGCGACGGGCATTCCCGGATGGCCGCTCCTTCTGGTGCCGCACGGCGTGCTGCTGGTCTTCCTCTTCACCCTGACACATGAATGCACTCATAAAACACCGTTTCGCACGGGATGGCTGAACGAGGGTATTGGCCATCTCACAGGCACCCTTATCTTCCTGCCCTTCACGTGGTTCCGCTATTTCCATCTCGCCCATCACAAGTACACAAACGACCCCCTGCGTGATCCGGAACTGACGGGCGGCGAGCGGCCCGAGACATGGCCCGCCCTTCTGCTTTATCTGAGCGGATGGGACTACTGGCGCGGGGCTGCGGCAACATTCTGGACCATGGCGTTCGGGACCATTTCGGCCCCTTACCTGCCTCAGCGCAAACATTCCGCCATGCGTCGCGATGCGCGGTGGATGCTGGCGGCCTACCTGCTGGCAGCGCTCAGCCTTCCGATCACCCCGATCCTCTTTTGGCTTTGGCTTCTGCCTCTTTTGATCGGCCAGCCTGTGCTGCGGATCTATCTTCTTGCCGAACATGGGCGCTGCCCGCCCGTGGCCAATATGCTTGAGAATTCCCGGACGACATTCACCAATCGTATTGTCCGCACGCTGGCCTGGAACATGCCCTATCACGCGGAACATCACGCCGCCCCCAATGTCCCCTTCCACAGGCTTCCGGATCTGCACGCGGATCTCGCGCCGCATCTCAAGTCGACCGCACCGGGCTATGCTGCCTTCGCAAGGGACTATGCCGGTCGCATGTCCGCCGCGGATAATTGA
- a CDS encoding cupin domain-containing protein — protein sequence MTADDLIASLDLSPHPEGGWYRQTWSGPETPRPSGTCIYFLLKEGERSHWHRVDAVEIWHFYAGAPLVLSLSATRDGPATDHVLGSRFAEGEQPQIIVPQDHWQAARATEGWSLVGCTVSPGFTFDGFTLAEPGFDIPHA from the coding sequence ATGACTGCCGACGACCTTATTGCCTCGCTCGACCTCTCGCCTCATCCCGAAGGCGGCTGGTACCGCCAGACCTGGAGCGGCCCCGAAACACCGCGCCCGTCCGGCACCTGCATCTACTTCCTGCTGAAGGAAGGGGAGCGCAGCCACTGGCATCGTGTCGACGCTGTCGAGATCTGGCATTTTTATGCCGGCGCGCCGCTGGTTCTGTCGCTCTCGGCCACGCGTGACGGGCCGGCGACGGATCATGTTCTGGGCAGTCGGTTCGCGGAAGGGGAACAGCCCCAGATCATCGTCCCGCAGGATCACTGGCAAGCCGCCCGTGCCACGGAGGGATGGAGCCTTGTGGGCTGTACCGTCTCGCCCGGGTTTACCTTCGACGGTTTCACTCTGGCCGAACCGGGGTTCGACATTCCCCACGCCTGA
- a CDS encoding DUF2945 domain-containing protein: MSYTQGDKVEWDWGNGTAEGRVERTYARKITRKLKGSEVTRNGSEDDPALYIEQSDGDGVLKLSSEVRKA; the protein is encoded by the coding sequence ATGAGCTATACGCAAGGTGATAAAGTCGAATGGGATTGGGGCAACGGAACGGCAGAAGGACGGGTCGAACGCACATATGCGCGCAAGATCACCCGAAAGCTGAAAGGCAGCGAGGTGACAAGGAACGGGTCGGAGGATGACCCGGCGCTTTATATCGAGCAGTCCGATGGGGATGGCGTGCTCAAGCTCTCCTCGGAAGTGCGCAAGGCCTGA
- a CDS encoding DNA topoisomerase IB codes for MTAQRLVYYLDDQPGITRRRCGRGFTYLAPDGTTIDRGAERTRLEALAVPPAYQEVWMSPLTNGHLQATGRDDRRRKQYRYHPDWVAARAADKFADLPAFGQGLPRLRRRVRRDLKEDVGEERFALAAAVALMDRMALRAGMPGYAEENGTYGVLTLKRRHLRLDGARVRLDYTAKGGKRVRQSRTDRTLARALEAAQDHGGATLLSWVDSGGAVRPLSSGALNAYLSDSVGAEATAKTFRTWAGTVAAFDIAQKGEASIKAMAEAAAERLHNTPAIARSSYVHPKVIELAGTGWSNDAIPRDGMSRAEAGLLSYLEAE; via the coding sequence ATGACGGCGCAACGCCTCGTTTACTATCTGGACGATCAGCCCGGGATTACGCGACGCCGCTGCGGCCGGGGATTTACCTATCTTGCGCCCGACGGCACGACCATCGACCGGGGCGCGGAGCGGACGCGGCTGGAGGCATTGGCGGTTCCACCGGCTTATCAAGAGGTCTGGATGTCACCGCTGACAAATGGGCATTTACAGGCGACAGGCCGCGACGACAGGCGGCGCAAGCAATATCGCTATCACCCTGATTGGGTTGCGGCGCGGGCAGCGGACAAGTTCGCCGACCTTCCCGCCTTTGGTCAGGGTTTGCCTCGGTTACGCAGACGGGTTCGGCGGGATCTCAAGGAAGATGTGGGTGAGGAGAGGTTTGCGCTTGCCGCAGCCGTGGCGCTGATGGACCGGATGGCCCTGCGCGCTGGCATGCCCGGTTATGCCGAAGAAAACGGAACATATGGCGTGTTGACGCTGAAGCGCAGACATCTGCGGCTCGACGGTGCACGGGTTCGGCTGGATTACACGGCAAAGGGCGGCAAACGGGTGCGGCAGAGCCGGACGGACCGCACCTTGGCTCGGGCTCTGGAGGCGGCACAGGATCATGGGGGCGCAACACTCTTGTCCTGGGTGGACAGTGGCGGCGCAGTACGCCCGCTCTCTTCCGGGGCACTGAATGCGTATCTGAGCGACAGCGTCGGAGCCGAGGCGACGGCCAAGACATTCCGGACTTGGGCGGGCACCGTCGCCGCCTTTGATATCGCTCAAAAAGGAGAGGCCAGCATCAAGGCAATGGCGGAGGCGGCGGCGGAACGGTTGCACAACACGCCCGCAATTGCGCGCTCAAGCTATGTTCATCCAAAGGTGATTGAGCTTGCGGGGACGGGATGGTCGAACGATGCCATCCCCCGCGACGGCATGAGCCGCGCAGAGGCGGGACTGCTCAGCTATCTGGAGGCGGAATGA
- the eno gene encoding phosphopyruvate hydratase, which yields MSTIIDIHAREILDSRGNPTVEVDVMLEDGTMGRAAVPSGASTGAYEAVEKRDGDKARYMGKGVLKAVAAVNGEITEALVGFDATEQVSIDEAMIELDGTDNKGRLGANAILGVSMAVAKAAADFTTQPLYRYIGGTSARTLPVPMMNIINGGEHADNPIDIQEFMIMPVAADNIRDAVRMGSEVFHTLKKELSTAGMSTGLGDEGGFAPELASTREALDFILKSIEKAGYKPGEDIYLALDCAATEYFKDGAYVLSGEGKTLSPEENAEYLTALVDDYPIISIEDGMSEDDWDGWKALTDALGDKVQLVGDDLFVTNPARLAQGIEKGCANSMLVKVNQIGSLTETLKAVDMAHRARYTNVMSHRSGETEDATIADLAVATNCGQIKTGSLARSDRLAKYNQLIRIEEALAETAIYAGRSILK from the coding sequence ATGAGCACCATTATCGACATCCACGCCCGCGAGATCTTGGACAGCCGCGGCAACCCCACGGTCGAAGTCGACGTAATGCTCGAAGACGGCACTATGGGCCGCGCCGCGGTGCCCTCGGGCGCGTCCACCGGCGCATATGAGGCGGTCGAAAAGAGAGACGGCGACAAAGCCCGCTATATGGGCAAGGGCGTGCTTAAAGCCGTGGCCGCCGTGAACGGAGAGATCACAGAAGCGCTCGTGGGCTTTGACGCGACCGAACAGGTCAGCATCGACGAAGCGATGATCGAACTGGACGGGACCGACAACAAGGGCCGGCTGGGCGCCAATGCGATCCTGGGCGTGTCGATGGCGGTGGCCAAGGCGGCGGCCGATTTCACCACGCAGCCGCTTTACCGCTACATCGGTGGCACCTCGGCCCGCACATTGCCGGTGCCGATGATGAACATCATCAATGGCGGCGAACATGCCGACAACCCGATCGACATTCAGGAATTCATGATCATGCCGGTTGCCGCGGACAATATCCGCGACGCGGTACGCATGGGCTCCGAAGTGTTTCACACGCTCAAAAAAGAGTTGTCGACGGCAGGGATGTCCACGGGCCTTGGCGACGAGGGCGGTTTCGCGCCCGAGCTGGCCTCCACCCGCGAAGCGCTCGATTTCATTCTGAAATCCATCGAAAAAGCAGGCTACAAGCCCGGTGAAGACATCTATCTTGCCCTCGATTGCGCCGCGACGGAGTATTTCAAGGACGGGGCCTATGTTTTGTCTGGCGAAGGCAAGACCCTCTCGCCGGAAGAGAACGCGGAATACCTGACCGCGCTCGTGGACGACTACCCGATCATCTCTATCGAGGACGGCATGTCCGAGGACGATTGGGACGGCTGGAAGGCTCTGACCGACGCTTTGGGCGACAAGGTGCAGCTGGTAGGCGACGATCTCTTCGTCACCAACCCCGCGCGCCTCGCCCAGGGGATCGAGAAGGGATGCGCCAACTCGATGCTGGTAAAAGTCAATCAGATCGGCAGCTTGACGGAAACGCTTAAAGCCGTCGATATGGCCCATCGCGCCCGCTATACCAACGTGATGTCGCATCGTTCGGGAGAGACGGAGGATGCCACGATCGCCGATCTGGCGGTCGCCACCAATTGCGGGCAGATCAAGACCGGTTCGCTTGCGCGGTCCGACCGGCTGGCCAAGTACAACCAACTGATCCGCATTGAGGAAGCGCTGGCAGAAACGGCGATCTATGCGGGGCGCAGCATCCTGAAGTGA
- a CDS encoding DMT family transporter yields the protein MDNLKGAALMVLAMLGFAVEDALIKLMAGALPTWQIILVLGCGGSLVFALLTVLRGQKLLDRRFLTVPILIRNLSEMLGIVGFVTALSLIPLATASAILQAAPLLVTLGAALFLGEPVGWKRWSAILVGFAGVMLILRPGLDGFDANALFAVMGVVGLAARDVAVRRVPAEISSVQLSYLGFLAALPAAAILAAVTDLPYVAPPPWLWAALLATVGLGVFAYYCIVAASRIGEVAFVTPFRYSRMVFALAIGMVLFAERPDTLMMLGTTLIIASGLFTLWRERKHRRSA from the coding sequence ATGGACAATCTGAAAGGGGCCGCGCTGATGGTGCTCGCGATGCTGGGCTTCGCGGTGGAAGATGCTCTGATCAAGCTGATGGCAGGCGCGCTGCCGACATGGCAGATCATCCTGGTTCTCGGGTGCGGCGGGTCGCTCGTCTTTGCGTTGCTGACGGTGTTGCGGGGTCAGAAGTTGCTGGATCGCCGGTTTCTGACGGTGCCGATCTTGATCCGCAACCTGTCCGAGATGCTGGGCATCGTCGGATTTGTCACGGCACTTTCGCTGATCCCGCTTGCGACCGCCTCGGCCATCCTGCAAGCCGCGCCCCTTCTTGTCACGCTGGGCGCCGCCTTGTTTCTCGGGGAGCCGGTCGGGTGGAAGCGGTGGAGCGCTATTCTGGTCGGGTTCGCAGGTGTGATGCTGATCCTGCGCCCCGGTCTTGACGGCTTCGATGCCAACGCGCTTTTTGCCGTGATGGGCGTGGTCGGACTGGCCGCCCGGGACGTTGCCGTGAGGCGGGTGCCGGCGGAAATCTCTTCGGTGCAGCTCAGCTATCTTGGATTTCTCGCCGCTCTGCCAGCCGCCGCGATCCTCGCCGCAGTGACCGATCTGCCCTATGTCGCACCTCCGCCCTGGCTTTGGGCAGCACTTTTGGCGACCGTTGGACTGGGCGTTTTCGCCTACTATTGCATCGTAGCGGCCTCTCGCATCGGCGAGGTCGCGTTTGTGACCCCTTTTCGTTACTCGCGTATGGTCTTCGCTCTGGCGATTGGAATGGTCCTCTTTGCCGAACGGCCCGACACTCTGATGATGCTCGGCACCACTTTGATCATCGCATCGGGCCTGTTCACACTCTGGCGTGAGCGTAAACATCGCCGATCAGCCTGA
- a CDS encoding AbrB family transcriptional regulator gives MKDLRNIGLWGRTVLAFAMAGVGAMVGFYLNFPAYLLTGSALFVSVATLAGLRLEIHPLVRDAAFLVLGTGIGSLVTAETLGAIATWPFAFVVLAVALVATMGLCQWLLRTVFGFDVRSATLASAPGHLSYVIAMSAEMGIDPLRVTVVQSVRLLALTLLVPVLALVLGVEIAGNPLSGNSVLPWLDFAALLFISLFVGLLMKRFGLPAPLLVGALFVSSVAHGASWTTGGLHPSLGLVAFVLLGALIGTRFSGIGWTAFRGAVGAGVAVTLISGAIALAASVPVAVLLGMPISTVLAAFAPGGFETMVALGAVLGANPSFVAATHVVRLALLTGLVPLMLAWMTRRVAE, from the coding sequence ATGAAGGATCTCCGAAATATCGGTCTGTGGGGCAGAACTGTTTTAGCCTTTGCCATGGCGGGCGTTGGTGCGATGGTCGGGTTTTACCTGAACTTTCCTGCGTATCTTCTTACTGGATCAGCCCTTTTTGTCAGCGTTGCCACGCTGGCAGGGCTTCGGCTTGAAATTCACCCCTTGGTCCGTGACGCGGCGTTTCTTGTGCTTGGAACCGGGATCGGCTCGCTTGTCACGGCCGAGACGCTGGGGGCCATCGCCACCTGGCCTTTTGCCTTTGTCGTTCTTGCGGTGGCGCTGGTCGCAACCATGGGCCTCTGCCAATGGCTTTTACGCACCGTGTTCGGCTTTGACGTGCGCAGCGCGACATTGGCAAGCGCCCCGGGTCATCTCAGCTATGTCATCGCCATGAGCGCGGAGATGGGCATAGACCCATTGCGCGTCACGGTCGTGCAATCGGTCCGGCTGCTGGCCCTGACGCTTCTTGTTCCCGTTCTCGCGCTGGTGCTTGGCGTCGAGATCGCGGGCAACCCGTTGAGCGGGAACAGCGTTCTGCCCTGGCTTGATTTCGCGGCCTTACTGTTCATTTCGCTTTTTGTGGGCCTTTTGATGAAGCGGTTTGGCCTTCCGGCGCCGCTGCTTGTCGGCGCGCTTTTCGTATCCAGCGTCGCACATGGGGCAAGCTGGACCACCGGGGGATTGCACCCCTCGCTTGGGCTTGTCGCGTTCGTGTTGTTGGGCGCGCTGATCGGAACGCGGTTTTCCGGGATCGGCTGGACAGCTTTTCGCGGCGCGGTGGGGGCCGGGGTCGCGGTGACGCTCATTTCGGGCGCGATCGCGCTGGCCGCGTCGGTTCCCGTCGCGGTGCTGCTGGGCATGCCCATCAGCACCGTGCTGGCGGCCTTCGCGCCCGGCGGATTCGAGACCATGGTGGCCCTTGGCGCGGTTCTGGGAGCAAATCCAAGCTTTGTGGCTGCGACCCATGTCGTCCGCTTGGCCTTGCTCACCGGGCTTGTTCCCCTGATGCTGGCTTGGATGACGCGGCGCGTTGCCGAGTAG
- a CDS encoding Fur family transcriptional regulator, whose translation MPDTIIARCEAKGLRMTGQRRIIAKVLEESDDHPDVEQLYARASALDSGISIATVYRTVKLFEEAGILDKLEFGDGRARYEDAEREHHDHLIDMNSGEVIEFVDEEIEELQDRIAAKLGYELRGHRLELYGVPIKKDRR comes from the coding sequence ATGCCAGACACGATCATTGCCCGATGCGAGGCCAAGGGTCTGCGCATGACCGGCCAACGTCGCATCATCGCCAAGGTGCTTGAAGAGAGCGACGACCACCCGGATGTCGAGCAGCTTTACGCACGCGCGAGCGCACTTGATTCGGGGATCTCCATCGCGACGGTCTACCGGACGGTGAAACTGTTTGAAGAGGCGGGTATTCTCGACAAGCTGGAATTCGGCGATGGCCGCGCGCGGTACGAGGATGCCGAACGAGAGCATCATGACCATCTTATCGACATGAATTCGGGAGAGGTGATCGAGTTCGTGGATGAAGAGATCGAAGAGCTTCAGGACCGGATCGCGGCCAAGCTGGGCTATGAGCTACGCGGCCACCGCCTGGAACTCTACGGCGTGCCGATCAAGAAGGATAGGCGCTGA